TTGCCATTGGTTTATTTAAACAAGCCACAGGTTTTACTCCACCCTCCTATCCAGAAATTCCAGTGAAAGAAGGATTAGGATTATTTTTTATTTTGCGGGCTTTTTCTGCGGGATGTACAGCATTAACCGGAGTGGAAGCAATTTCCGATGGGGTACTAGCTTTTAAACAGCCAGAGTGGAAAAATGCTCGGTTGACATTGCTCTACCTAGGAGGAATTCTTGGCTTAATGTTTGTGGGAATTACTTATTTAGCCACTTCCTATCACATTGTCCCCGAAGAGGGGCAGACTGTTGTTTCCTTGTTAGGCAGAACTCTGATTGGGAATAATCCATTTTACTTTTTCATTCAGTTAGTCACACTCCTGGTATTACTATTAGCTGCCAATACGAGTTTTGCTGATTTTCCCCGACTCTGTTATTTTTTGGCACGGGATGGTTTTCTACCCCGACAGTTAGCCTTATTAGGCGATCGCCTAGTGTATTCTAACGGGATTATTCTCCTCAGTGTCTCTGCTGCCATTTTGGTAATCATATTCCGAGGTGAAGTCAATGCAATCATCCCTCTATATGCAGTAGGAGTTTTTACTTCCTTTACCCTTTCCCAAGCAGGAATGGTACGTCACTGGTTTAGAGAAAAAACCACAGGTTGGCGTGCAAGTGCAATCATGAATGGAGTCGGAGCGATCGCCACTCTCATTGTTTTAGCTGTAATTGTTTCCACAAAATTTCTTCTTGGTGCTTGGTTAGTGGTAATTGCCATACCTTTGGTAGTAATCCTATTCATCACCATTCATCGCCACTATAACTATGTTGCAACACGTTTGAGTATCCAAGGACTATCCCCGCGCAGTTATATTCCCCAGCCAAAACCTGCTGTGATCACCCATCCAGCTATAGTACTAGTAGGACAATTGAATCGAGGTACCGTAGACGCTCTCGATTATGCACGCACCATAGCTGATGAGATTGTGGGAGTTCATGTTGATGTTGGAACTACAGATCGAGAGAAACTCCACGATAAATGGCAACAAATGGAATCAGATATTCCCCTAGTAATTCTTGACTCACCCTACCGCTCTCTAATCTCCCCTGTAGTCGAATATGTCAGTCAATTTGAGGAACGCTATCCAGATATATTCACCACAGTAATTATACCCGTTTTTGTGACTCGCAATTGGTGGGAAAGTATACTCCATAATCAAACAACTCTCTTTCTCAAGACAGCTTTAAGAGCCAAAAAAAGTCGTGTAGTTACGACTGTGAGATATTACTTATAAAATTTAACAAGGGACAAACAAAATATCGTAAATGTGATTTTGCCAATCCGTTAGATATTATCTATGAGTACATAAGTCCCCC
The Calothrix sp. 336/3 DNA segment above includes these coding regions:
- a CDS encoding APC family permease — encoded protein: MSFYPQVKEFLLGKTLPTSAHSEERLSNAAALAVLSSDALSSVAYATEEILLVLVTAGSGALGFSLPIAVAIIILLGIVVISYRQTIRAYPKGGGSYIVAKDNLGLYPGLVAGGSLMIDYILTVTVSISAGTAALTSAFPFLQTHTVGLCLIFIVLLTLANMRGVKESGNLFMIPTYAFIVSIFVMIAIGLFKQATGFTPPSYPEIPVKEGLGLFFILRAFSAGCTALTGVEAISDGVLAFKQPEWKNARLTLLYLGGILGLMFVGITYLATSYHIVPEEGQTVVSLLGRTLIGNNPFYFFIQLVTLLVLLLAANTSFADFPRLCYFLARDGFLPRQLALLGDRLVYSNGIILLSVSAAILVIIFRGEVNAIIPLYAVGVFTSFTLSQAGMVRHWFREKTTGWRASAIMNGVGAIATLIVLAVIVSTKFLLGAWLVVIAIPLVVILFITIHRHYNYVATRLSIQGLSPRSYIPQPKPAVITHPAIVLVGQLNRGTVDALDYARTIADEIVGVHVDVGTTDREKLHDKWQQMESDIPLVILDSPYRSLISPVVEYVSQFEERYPDIFTTVIIPVFVTRNWWESILHNQTTLFLKTALRAKKSRVVTTVRYYL